The following coding sequences lie in one Lacerta agilis isolate rLacAgi1 chromosome 4, rLacAgi1.pri, whole genome shotgun sequence genomic window:
- the SERTM1 gene encoding serine-rich and transmembrane domain-containing protein 1 produces MSELHPTSGLISNMENGTFLELYPTSLSTSMDSSSGHMSNVYVYVSIFLSLLAFLLLLLIIALQRLKNIISSSSSYPEYTSDAGSSFTNLEVCSISSQRSAFSNLSS; encoded by the coding sequence ATGTCGGAACTCCACCCTACCTCTGGATTAATATCAAATATGGAAAATGGGACTTTTCTGGAGCTGTATCCCACCTCTCTCTCGACATCCATGGATTCATCTTCCGGACACATGTCTAATGTCTATGTCTATGTTTCAATATTCCTCAGCCTCTTGGCATTTCTTCTTTTGCTATTAATCATTGCACTTCAGAGGCTGAAGAACATAATCTCTTCCAGTTCTTCCTACCCAGAATACACCAGTGACGCTGGAAGTTCCTTCACTAACCTAGAAGTCTGTAGTATTTCTTCCCAGCGGTCTGCTTTTTCGAATCTTTCCTCCTGA